From the genome of Persephonella atlantica:
CTGTGCTTTATGTTGTCTAAAAGGACAAATTCATCACACACTTTCCGAAGCTCATAGGAGCTTGTTTTTTTGAAGGATGCATTTTCCACTCTCTTTCCTATCTCCTGCACCTTTTCAACGACAGGTATAAAATCACTGTCTCCACTTACTAATATGGCTGTATCGTAAGCATCTTTGTATGCTAAACTTATCATGTCTGTTGCTATCAGTATGTCTATTCCCTTTTCTATGTATCCTTCAGGGGTTTTTTTCAGGGGAATTGTTTTTACCTTTATACCAGCATTCTGGAGTTCATTTAAAAATCCCTGCTGTCTTCTCAGCTGTTCTCTCACTTCTTTAGGTAGGTCTCCAGAGGGAATTCCTGTGTAAAAGTAAGCCCTCAAAAGCCATCTGTCTTTTCTCAAAATTTCCACAAGCCTTCTGTAATTTATCTTCAGCTTTAAAGCATTTGTTGCGTGGAACATATTTCCACCATCTATAAATACCGCAACCCTCTCATTGATATACCTGTGGATTATCTTTACTTCCTTTCTCTTTCTAAATATTCCTATCATCTCTCTCCTTTATTAATTTTTTGTTTTTGTCTAAATTTTCAAGCTGTTGTATCTTTCATAAAACTCTTCCCTGAACTTATTAAACCTTCCTTCTTTTATAGCATTTCTGATATTCTCCATTAAACGACTGTAAAATCTGAGGTTGTGTATTGTTGCAAGGGTCATTCCCGTTATCTCTTCCGCATTAAACAGATGTCTCAGATATCCCCGAGAAAAGTTTCTGCAGGTATAACAGTCACACTCAGAATCAACTGGCTCTTCAGAGAATTTATGCTTTGCTGCCTTTATGTTTATCCTGCCGTATGTTGTAAAAAGTGTGCCGTTTCGTGCATTCCTTGTTGGCATCACACAGTCAAACATATCAACGCCTCTATAAACGCTTTCTATAATGTTTTCAGGAGTTCCCACACCCATAAGATAACGGGGTTTATCCTCTGGAATAAAAGGAATAACAACCTCTGTCATCTCATACATAAGCTCTGCAGGTTCTCCAACAGAAAGCCCACCAATGGCATAACCGTCCATATCAAGCTGAATAGTCATATCTGCGCTTTCTTTTCTCAGGTCTGGATATACAGAGCCCTGAATAATACCAAATAGAGCCTGACTTTCATTTTTTTTAGCTTTTTTAGACCTTTTAAGCCAGTCAATAGTCTTCTTCACTGCATCTGATGCCGTTGTGTGGCTGACAGGATACGGCGGACAGACATCAAGAGGCATCATTATGTCACTGCCAAATATCTCCTGAATGTGAACAACAAACTCTGGGGTAAAAAAGTGCCACGAGCCGTCAAGATGAGACTTAAACTTCACCCCTTCATCTGAAAGAATAACCTGAGCCTTATGTTTACCTGACACATTTTTATCTTTTGCAAGGGAGAACACCTGAAAACCGCCACTATCAGTCAATATGGGAAGCTCCCAGTTAATAAACCTGTGAAGGCCTCCAAAATACTCTATTACTTCAATTCCAGGTCTGAGATAAAGATGATAAGTATTGCCTAAAATAATCTGCGGTTTTGTTGAAAGGAGCTGGTCTTTCGTTACAGCCTTTACTGTCCCCTGGGTTCCTACAGGCATAAAAACAGGAGTTTCTATCTCCCCATGGGATGTATAAATCTTACCTAATCTTGCATTACCATCTTTCTTTAAAAGCTTAAATCTTAGCAGTTATTAATCCTCCTATTTCGGTAATAGTTATTATTGACAGTTAAATAACAAGTAATTAGTTTAATAGGAAACAATATATAAATGATAAAAATATCAAAAAATAAAGCAGGGGTAAAGCAATGGTTTTAATTGAGTGGAGTAAGGACTTGGAGCTGGGAATTCCAGAAATAGACAGACAGCACAGGAAACTTGTCGAAATGCTTAATGAATTTTATACAGAGTTAGAAAAAGGAGAAAAAGCAGAAGCTGTCAAACATTTTCTTGAAAACCTGGAAGAATACCTAAAGTACCATTTAGATTATGAAGAGAGATTTATGGAAGAGATAGGTTTTCCTGAAACAGAGAGCCACAAAAAGGTCCATCAGATGTTCAAAAAACTGTATACAGAGGAAAAGGAACGGTTCCTCAAAGGCGATGTAAAAGCTCTAAGGGAGCTTGTTGCATTCACATTTTCATGGCTTTTTTCCCACATTATGAAAACAGACAGGAAGTATGCAGACTATATAAACAACACAAAAAGCTGATTTTATACAACCTTTTCGACCAGAACATCTATCAGATTTTCAACATTATCAAACTGTTCCTGCTCACCGGTTTCCATATCCTTCAGTTCTGGCTTTTCTGACACAAAAACGACAAATTCAGCACCTGTTTTATTTGCCAGTTTCATACGGGATTTCAGACTGCCCTCTTTGAGTACAAACTCTGTTTTTATCCCCTTTTCTCTCAGCTTTTCAGCCACCTTTAAAGCATCTATGTTAAACTCTGAAACAACCGGTATAACAACAACAGGTTTTCTCTCTATCGGCAGATTTTCAACAAGAAGCATCAGTCTTTCTATCCCTGCTGCAAAACCCAGTGCAGGAGTATCAGGACCTCCAAGCTGTTTAACCAGTGTATCGTATCTACCTCCAGCAGCAACCGTTCCCTGAGCTCCAATTTTGTCAGTTATAAACTCAAAAACAGTGTCTGTGTAGTAATCAAGTCCCCTCACAAGTCTTGGATTGAAAATATACTCAACACCAAGACCGTTAAGATACTCCTTCAACTTTTCAAATCTCTCAAGACTTTTATCTGACAAAAAGTCTATCAAGACAGGGGCTTCTCTAATAACCTCTCTACATGTTTCAACTTTACAGTCCAGAACCCTTAACGGATTTCTATCTATTCTTTTCCTGCAGTCTTCACACAGACTGTTTTCCACTTTCTTCAGATACTCCTTCAAAACCCTTACATACTCTTTTCTGCTTTCAAAATCTCCTAAGGTGTTGATCTCCAACCTCGCTTTTATACCTAAAGCATCAAGAATGTCCCTTACCATCTTTATCAGCTCTGCATCTGATACAGGAGAATCAACACCAAAAATCTCTGCCCCAATCTGATGAAACTGCCTGTATCTACCAGCCTGAGGTCTTTCGTACCTGAACATTGCACCTTCGTAAAATAGCTTGTGGTATCCCCCTTTTGCATACAGCCTCTCTTCTATGAACGCCCTTACAGCAGATGCTGTTCCCTCAGGTCTAAGGGCAACCTTCCTTCCTCCCCTGTCCTCAAACACGTACATCTCTTTCTGTACAATATCTGTCTCTTCACCTACAGAGCGAATAAAAAGGGAAACATCTTCCACATAGGGAAGGATTATCTCAGAAAAGTTATACAACTGAAAAATATCTCTTGCTGTATCAACAACATACCTGTATTTTTTTGCGTTTTCTCCATATATATCCTGAAAACCTCTCACCTTTTTGATTTCTGACAAATCATAACCTCCGTTTTTTTTACATTATAAACCAATTGCTTTTTTAACTTTTGTATAACATCTTGAGCAAAAATAATAACTTTTTCTGTCTGTATCAACTATGGAGTTTGAAAAATACATGACACACTGGGGGTTATCACAATGTCCAAGACCAAGGGTATGTCCAATCTCGTGAACAGACTCCTTAACGACCCTATCCATAAAAACATCAAAGTTTTCCTGAAAACCGTAAAATCTGTTGTGCAGTCTGTATGTAGATATCACAGCCGTTTTTGTGTAGTAAGAAGCTATCCCAAATATAAAGTTCAGATCAGGTTCATAAAGATCATGGGAAACAATACCTAAAACAATACTCCTGTCCTCTTTAAATCTGAGCAGATCCCTCAAAAAATAACTACCCAGGAACTGCCCCCTTCCTCTGTCGTAACTTTCTTTTGGCACAGGAACTGGATTATTCCACTTTATCTCAAGGAAAAAAATTTCCCTTAATTTTTCTGTAAGAAACAATCTGTTTATGCTTTCCTCAGGGCTATACGGCTGTATAATAATTTTCCTTAAATTCAACCAGTTACCCCCAGATTTTTATAAAATACAAAAATATATCTGGATATAAAATTTTCAAAAAATCTTTGATTTTTGTCAAAAAACCTTTTAAAATAAACCAAACAGTGTTTTACTTTTATAAGAGGTGGGAAGATGGAAAAGTTTAAACTGAAAGTTTTCAGATACGACCCAACCAGAGATACAGAACCTTACTACAAAACCTACGAACTTCCTGTTGAAAAAGGAATGACTGTTCTTGC
Proteins encoded in this window:
- a CDS encoding NYN domain-containing protein is translated as MIGIFRKRKEVKIIHRYINERVAVFIDGGNMFHATNALKLKINYRRLVEILRKDRWLLRAYFYTGIPSGDLPKEVREQLRRQQGFLNELQNAGIKVKTIPLKKTPEGYIEKGIDILIATDMISLAYKDAYDTAILVSGDSDFIPVVEKVQEIGKRVENASFKKTSSYELRKVCDEFVLLDNIKHRFTTPLIPPKKEEEKSFVQKMKEFLKNIFGVKR
- the tgt gene encoding tRNA guanosine(34) transglycosylase Tgt, whose amino-acid sequence is MLRFKLLKKDGNARLGKIYTSHGEIETPVFMPVGTQGTVKAVTKDQLLSTKPQIILGNTYHLYLRPGIEVIEYFGGLHRFINWELPILTDSGGFQVFSLAKDKNVSGKHKAQVILSDEGVKFKSHLDGSWHFFTPEFVVHIQEIFGSDIMMPLDVCPPYPVSHTTASDAVKKTIDWLKRSKKAKKNESQALFGIIQGSVYPDLRKESADMTIQLDMDGYAIGGLSVGEPAELMYEMTEVVIPFIPEDKPRYLMGVGTPENIIESVYRGVDMFDCVMPTRNARNGTLFTTYGRINIKAAKHKFSEEPVDSECDCYTCRNFSRGYLRHLFNAEEITGMTLATIHNLRFYSRLMENIRNAIKEGRFNKFREEFYERYNSLKI
- a CDS encoding bacteriohemerythrin: MVLIEWSKDLELGIPEIDRQHRKLVEMLNEFYTELEKGEKAEAVKHFLENLEEYLKYHLDYEERFMEEIGFPETESHKKVHQMFKKLYTEEKERFLKGDVKALRELVAFTFSWLFSHIMKTDRKYADYINNTKS
- the hisS gene encoding histidine--tRNA ligase; the protein is MSEIKKVRGFQDIYGENAKKYRYVVDTARDIFQLYNFSEIILPYVEDVSLFIRSVGEETDIVQKEMYVFEDRGGRKVALRPEGTASAVRAFIEERLYAKGGYHKLFYEGAMFRYERPQAGRYRQFHQIGAEIFGVDSPVSDAELIKMVRDILDALGIKARLEINTLGDFESRKEYVRVLKEYLKKVENSLCEDCRKRIDRNPLRVLDCKVETCREVIREAPVLIDFLSDKSLERFEKLKEYLNGLGVEYIFNPRLVRGLDYYTDTVFEFITDKIGAQGTVAAGGRYDTLVKQLGGPDTPALGFAAGIERLMLLVENLPIERKPVVVIPVVSEFNIDALKVAEKLREKGIKTEFVLKEGSLKSRMKLANKTGAEFVVFVSEKPELKDMETGEQEQFDNVENLIDVLVEKVV
- a CDS encoding archaemetzincin family Zn-dependent metalloprotease codes for the protein MNLRKIIIQPYSPEESINRLFLTEKLREIFFLEIKWNNPVPVPKESYDRGRGQFLGSYFLRDLLRFKEDRSIVLGIVSHDLYEPDLNFIFGIASYYTKTAVISTYRLHNRFYGFQENFDVFMDRVVKESVHEIGHTLGLGHCDNPQCVMYFSNSIVDTDRKSYYFCSRCYTKVKKAIGL